A single Cannabis sativa cultivar Pink pepper isolate KNU-18-1 chromosome 7, ASM2916894v1, whole genome shotgun sequence DNA region contains:
- the LOC115698096 gene encoding zinc finger BED domain-containing protein RICESLEEPER 2-like isoform X2, translating to MMLEAALKFKSVFKYMEGDAYYIKYFEEERVNGEKLDGPPEASDWSNAEVFVNFLKSFYELTLKFSGSLYVTSNLFFQEILQVRVELNDMKASKDELISKMAASMQLKFNKYWGNIEKVNLLQYIASILDPRFKLDVVRNGFRYLYESIIAETMIKKVENMMTSLYGFYQNIVVLPNSSNDQQVTENITSKSNASGNSSSTSFLIKLKFVSSEEITNDLDDYLNDRKEKLLENVDFDILDWWKRNSSKYPIVSRIARDVLAVQMSSVASESAFSTGGRILDPFRSSLSPKTVEALICSKNWLTCEYDAPVVLRQYMNEIEDLETSELVESECITTSVGTDTTTSGAL from the exons ATGATGCTAGAAGCAGCATTGAAGTTCAAGAGTGTTTTTAAGTATATGGAAGGGGATGCATACTACATTAAGtattttgaagaagaaagagttAATGGAGAGAAACTTGATGGCCCACCAGAAGCTAGTGATTGGAGTAATGCTGAAGTATTTGTTAACTTTCTCAAATCTTTTTATGAACTCACTTTGAAGTTTAGTGGGTCATTGTACGTGACATCAAATCTTTTCTTTCAAGAGATTTTGCAAGTTCGAGTTGAGCTCAATGATATGAAGGCTAGTAAAGATGAGTTGATAAGTAAAATGGCAGCGAGCATGCAATTGAAGTTTAACAAGTATTGGGGCAATATTGAGAAGGTTAACTTGTTGCAGTATATTGCCTCCATTTTGGATCCAAGATTCAAACTTGATGTGGTTCGGAACGGTTTCAG GTACCTCTATGAGTCAATTATAGCTGAAACAATGATCAAAAAAGTTGAAAATATGATGACTAGCTTGTAtggtttttatcaaaatattGTTGTGCTGCCTAATTCTTCCAATGATCAACAAGTAACTGAAAATattacttccaaatccaatgcAAGTGGAAATTCAAGTAGCACATCATTCCTTATCAAGCTCAAGTTTGTGTCAAGTGAAGAAATCACTAATGATTTGGATGATTATCTTAATGATAGAAAGGAAAAATTACTTGAAAATGTGGACTTTGACATTCTTGATTGGTGGAAAAGGAATAGTAGTAAGTATCCTATTGTCTCTCGCATTGCTAGAGATGTTTTGGCTGTTCAAATGTCTAGCGTTGCTTCCGAATCAGCTTTTTCTACTGGAGGACGAATACTTGATCCATTTAGAAGTTCTTTGTCTCCAAAGACAGTTGAGGCGTTAATTTGCTCAAAGAATTGGTTGACTTGTGAGTATGATGCTCCTGTTGTGTTGAGACAATACATGAACGAAATTGAAGATTTGGAGACTTCCGAACTAGTTGAATCag AATGTATTACAACAAGCGTAGGAACGGATACAACTACTAGTGGTGCTTTATGA
- the LOC115696904 gene encoding pentatricopeptide repeat-containing protein At5g64320, mitochondrial-like translates to MTLLTLIRHSQLRRFYRSFSPLFPSSSSSSLKPVTDQHTLLTQDELTEINLLLPRLCLSNQLNTATHLAITALLTNPPLDAISLSALLDSLASQSDMAMPMSLLTRLKHSPMSQHHVAPINNTLVAAYFRKGKPKEALKVFNWMVRSGSPFKLEEKFCGILVDGFCRSGMVLEALKVLRAMVGADICPHGELRKVVYRGLLREARIREAMELNKALYCDCGGMKKVVDLLDTMIENWIE, encoded by the coding sequence ATGACACTTCTCACTCTCATACGACACTCCCAACTCCGTCGTTTTTATCGATCCTTTTCACCACTCTTcccatcatcatcttcttcttctttaaaacCAGTCACTGATCAACACACTCTTCTAACCCAAGATGAACTCACTGAGATCAACCTCCTCCTCCCTCGTCTCTGCCTCTCGAACCAACTCAACACTGCGACCCACCTCGCCATCACCGCCCTCCTTACAAACCCACCTCTCGATGCCATCTCTCTTTCTGCCCTCCTGGACTCCCTTGCCTCCCAGTCGGACATGGCCATGCCCATGTCCCTCCTCACCCGCCTCAAACACAGCCCAATGTCCCAACACCATGTGGCGCCCATCAACAACACGCTCGTCGCTGCCTACTTCAGAAAGGGCAAGCCCAAAGAGGCCCTCAAGGTTTTTAATTGGATGGTGAGGTCGGGTTCCCCATTCAAGCTTGAGGAAAAGTTTTGTGGGATTTTGGTTGATGGGTTTTGCAGGAGTGGGATGGTTCTTGAGGCTTTGAAGGTCTTGAGAGCCATGGTGGGTGCCGATATTTGTCCGCATGGCGAGTTGAGGAAGGTTGTCTATAGAGGTTTGCTGAGGGAAGCGAGGATTAGGGAAGCAATGGAGTTAAATAAGGCTTTGTATTGTGATTGCGGGGGAATGAAGAAGGTGGTGGACCTCTTAGATACCATGATTGAGAACTGGATTGAGTAG
- the LOC115698096 gene encoding zinc finger BED domain-containing protein RICESLEEPER 2-like isoform X1 gives MMLEAALKFKSVFKYMEGDAYYIKYFEEERVNGEKLDGPPEASDWSNAEVFVNFLKSFYELTLKFSGSLYVTSNLFFQEILQVRVELNDMKASKDELISKMAASMQLKFNKYWGNIEKVNLLQYIASILDPRFKLDVVRNGFRYLYESIIAETMIKKVENMMTSLYGFYQNIVVLPNSSNDQQVTENITSKSNASGNSSSTSFLIKLKFVSSEEITNDLDDYLNDRKEKLLENVDFDILDWWKRNSSKYPIVSRIARDVLAVQMSSVASESAFSTGGRILDPFRSSLSPKTVEALICSKNWLTCEYDAPVVLRQYMNEIEDLETSELVESEECITTSVGTDTTTSGAL, from the exons ATGATGCTAGAAGCAGCATTGAAGTTCAAGAGTGTTTTTAAGTATATGGAAGGGGATGCATACTACATTAAGtattttgaagaagaaagagttAATGGAGAGAAACTTGATGGCCCACCAGAAGCTAGTGATTGGAGTAATGCTGAAGTATTTGTTAACTTTCTCAAATCTTTTTATGAACTCACTTTGAAGTTTAGTGGGTCATTGTACGTGACATCAAATCTTTTCTTTCAAGAGATTTTGCAAGTTCGAGTTGAGCTCAATGATATGAAGGCTAGTAAAGATGAGTTGATAAGTAAAATGGCAGCGAGCATGCAATTGAAGTTTAACAAGTATTGGGGCAATATTGAGAAGGTTAACTTGTTGCAGTATATTGCCTCCATTTTGGATCCAAGATTCAAACTTGATGTGGTTCGGAACGGTTTCAG GTACCTCTATGAGTCAATTATAGCTGAAACAATGATCAAAAAAGTTGAAAATATGATGACTAGCTTGTAtggtttttatcaaaatattGTTGTGCTGCCTAATTCTTCCAATGATCAACAAGTAACTGAAAATattacttccaaatccaatgcAAGTGGAAATTCAAGTAGCACATCATTCCTTATCAAGCTCAAGTTTGTGTCAAGTGAAGAAATCACTAATGATTTGGATGATTATCTTAATGATAGAAAGGAAAAATTACTTGAAAATGTGGACTTTGACATTCTTGATTGGTGGAAAAGGAATAGTAGTAAGTATCCTATTGTCTCTCGCATTGCTAGAGATGTTTTGGCTGTTCAAATGTCTAGCGTTGCTTCCGAATCAGCTTTTTCTACTGGAGGACGAATACTTGATCCATTTAGAAGTTCTTTGTCTCCAAAGACAGTTGAGGCGTTAATTTGCTCAAAGAATTGGTTGACTTGTGAGTATGATGCTCCTGTTGTGTTGAGACAATACATGAACGAAATTGAAGATTTGGAGACTTCCGAACTAGTTGAATCag aAGAATGTATTACAACAAGCGTAGGAACGGATACAACTACTAGTGGTGCTTTATGA